A single Osmerus mordax isolate fOsmMor3 chromosome 9, fOsmMor3.pri, whole genome shotgun sequence DNA region contains:
- the LOC136949019 gene encoding piRNA biogenesis protein EXD1-like → MHQRVTRDDDDNEENYVDFVVIEEFHEKFGPAVMHIRKQQVIGLGADGVGAFQHERLCWLQIATKNKVYLFDILLLGVRAFKNGLSMILENKHILKVTHDCRSITACLLAQFGVNLTNVFDTQVADVMCFYSESGGSLPDRVSTLQEVVSLHLQMPPSGLASLRIRSQITQEDSEVWYVRPCPVALLKVMALGVVHLLPLRLVLLDALMADYTGLVDSYLRASRQEPVHTQHIGTSCVLELPGELRELEWSRRQRQERALELYPVTEQGLLQRSNPRTPPHPPAPPAQTPPHPPAPPAQTLPHRPATPALKPQPTASGLQAPVDRLQPRDIRTASGLPPVLNPATPALEARQILRKQLSTTSPAAPAGGLGLMEIVLDTMGRGRPLQSGASPSLPAFPALGQGLCLQAQVPTEGPGGTQKAPVSPGKMAGASPGSRPSLVPCPPQEGLVQPLVSSTLPGDVPGLGRGSLLHRPLALTSPLSLSFRSFRNT, encoded by the exons ATGCATCAAAGAGTGACAAGGG atgatgatgataatgaggaGAATTATGTTGACTTTGTGGTCATTGAAGAGTTTCATGAGAAGTTTGGGCCTGCA GTGATGCACATCCGGAAACAACAGGTGATTGGCTTAGGAGCTGATGGAGTTGGGGCTTTCCAGCATGAGAGACTCTGTTGGTTACAG ATAGCCACCAAGAACAAAGTGTACCTGTTCGACATCCTGTTGCTTGGAGTTAGAGCTTTCAAGAATGGCCTTTCCATGATCCTGGAGAATAAGCATATCCTGAAG GTCACCCATGACTGCAGGAGCATCACTGCATGTCTATTGGCTCAGTTTGGAGTCAACCTCACCAACGTGTTTGACACACAG GTGGCGGATGTGATGTGCTTCTACTCAGAGAGCGGGGGCTCTCTCCCGGACAGGGTGAGCACCCTGCAGGAAGTGGTGAGCCTCCACCTCCAGATGCCTCCCTCTGGCCTGGCCTCCCTCAGGATCAGGTCCCAGATCACGCAG gaGGACTCTGAGGTGTGGTACGTGCGGCCCTGCCCCGTGGCCCTGCTGAAGGTCATGGCTCTGGGGGTGGTGCACTTACTGCCTCTCAGGCTGGTGCTGCTGGACGCGCTCATGGCCGACTACACAGGCCTGGTGGACTCCTACCTGAGAGCCAGCCGCCAGGAGCCTGTCCACACTCAGCACATCGGCACT agctGTGTGCTGGAGCTTCCTGGGGAGCTGAGGGAGCTGGAGTGGAGCCGTCGGCAGCGGCAGGAGAGAGCCCTGGAGCTGTACCCCGTCACCGAGCAGGGCCTGCTGCAGCGCTCCAACCCCCGg accccaccacacccccctgcccctccagcccagaccccaccacacccccctgcccctccagccCAGACCCTACCACACCGCCCTGCTACCCCGGCCCTGAAACCCCAGCCCACAGCGTCAGGGCTCCAGGCCCCAGTGGACCGTCTCCAGCCCAGAGACATCCGGACAGCCTCTGGCCTGCCCCCTGTCCTGAACCCAGCGACCCCAGCCCTGGAGGCCAGGCAGATCCTCAGGAAACAGCTGTCCACGACCAGCCCTGCGGCTCCAGCTGGAGGCCTGGGCCTCATGGAGATAGTCCTGGACACAATGGGCAGAGGGAGGCCCCTGCAGAGTGGAGCGTCACCCTCCCTGCCAGCCTTCCCTGCCCTTGGACAAGGCCTCTGTCTCCAGGCACAAGTCCCCACAGAGGGCCCTGGAGGTACCCAGAAAGCCCCTGTCTCTCCAGGGAAGATGGCAGGGGCCTCTCCTGGCTCaagacccagcctggtcccctgccctccccaggaAGGGCTGGTCCAGCCCCTGGTCTCCAGCACCCTGCCTGGGGATGTCCCTGGCTTGGGGAGGggctccctcctccacaggcccctggctctcacctcacctctcagccTGTCCTTCAGATCCTTCAGAAACACCTAA